ATTTTTCGGTAAATCTGGATGGGTCCACCCTGGCTTCGCCATTTTTTGGCGGTTTTCTAAACCCTCAATTTTCACCCTGCGATTACGATGCTGATGGCACACAAGACCTCTTTGTTTTCGACCGTTCCAACCAAAGATATTATGTCCTTCTAAAAAAGAATAACCAGTATGTACCACAGCAAATTTCAATTGATAATATCTCTCTAACTGATTGGGCCTTGCTAAGGGATTTTAATTGCGATGGTATAGTAGATTTATTTTATGGAAAAGAGGGAAAGGTTCTTGTAAGAGAAGGAAAGCAATCCAACCAACAAATAATATTTGACAGGGAGGAGCGCATTTTAATGAGCCGCTATAATTTAAGCACCCAATCCTTTACCGCACCCATTTTTGTGAATGCCATCGACATTCCTCTTATTGAGGATAGTGATGGTGATGGCGACCTGGATATATACAGTTTTTCATCATCAGGTACTCGAGTGGAGTTCCATAAAAATTTCGCCATGGAAGAAAATGGAAGCTGCGATTTCGATTTTTCTATTGAAAGTGGTTGCTATGGCTTTTTTTTAGAATCTGGAGATAGTGGAGCATTAGATTTAGGTATAGAAAAGTGCCCACTAAGTGTAATTAGAAGATCGAATTTAAAACACAGTGGTGGCACCCTTTTTCGACTGCCTTGGAACGGGAATCTATTACTAGGGGAATTAGAGGTAGATGAGCTAACCGAGGTGGATTTGGTGAAAAATAGCGCGAACTTAGATTCAGCAATAGCTACAAAATCATTCTTACCCGGGGGAACAGAGCTTCCTTCATTTCCGTCGGCATACCATTACGCCACCAATTCTGTAAATAAGATTTTGCTCTCCAGTAACTCACTGAAACGAAATAAGCTACTTGGGAAAATTGCTATTGCTAGTTTCGAAACCGACACTACCCTTCTCGACACTAACTATTTCTTAGAAAAGGAGGGGTTGGATTTTGGTTTAGATCCCATGCCCTTCACTGTAAATGGCAGTAGTTTTATTTATGCACGCCCTTCTGAAACCAATGGTACTGGTTCCATATTCCAGCTCAAATTTGAAGAAGAAGCAATTCTAATTAGCCTAAAATCTAATATCTCCACCCAAAGGCTGGATAGCCTAAACCCTACCTCTATTACATACAACACCACAAAAAAGAGTTTATGGGTTTCTTCAGGACAAGGTAAACTCTTTGAATTCTCAGGGGTGGACAGCAATCTAGCCCTTGCTTCCCCTTCACTAAAATGGCAAAACCAGGATGGCTCCCCTATTTATATCACCAATTATGATTTCGATAACAATTTAGATGAAGACTTATTGGTGGCGGAGCGCAATGGTGATTGT
The genomic region above belongs to Luteibaculum oceani and contains:
- a CDS encoding T9SS type A sorting domain-containing protein; translation: MGFTQYLNFKAPMIPFFLGLFFISGYCAGQSTNLKPNFNFSVNLDGSTLASPFFGGFLNPQFSPCDYDADGTQDLFVFDRSNQRYYVLLKKNNQYVPQQISIDNISLTDWALLRDFNCDGIVDLFYGKEGKVLVREGKQSNQQIIFDREERILMSRYNLSTQSFTAPIFVNAIDIPLIEDSDGDGDLDIYSFSSSGTRVEFHKNFAMEENGSCDFDFSIESGCYGFFLESGDSGALDLGIEKCPLSVIRRSNLKHSGGTLFRLPWNGNLLLGELEVDELTEVDLVKNSANLDSAIATKSFLPGGTELPSFPSAYHYATNSVNKILLSSNSLKRNKLLGKIAIASFETDTTLLDTNYFLEKEGLDFGLDPMPFTVNGSSFIYARPSETNGTGSIFQLKFEEEAILISLKSNISTQRLDSLNPTSITYNTTKKSLWVSSGQGKLFEFSGVDSNLALASPSLKWQNQDGSPIYITNYDFDNNLDEDLLVAERNGDCKIFFNGNFQSPYAVPNLKLSLETEIFSIPKPCILANKEIWFAFANGESWGFKISPLPPYIFPNPLKTSSNSFIGRNHRLIQFNEGPVLASLYTGGIAPLHELPKTNGTVADIVVYPNPNKGALNFTVELQKLEIFDLQGKLIYKHIDNDGFSRLELSLNNGLYLTRGWILGQSTPFLKRIIIAHEN